From a region of the Apis mellifera strain DH4 linkage group LG2, Amel_HAv3.1, whole genome shotgun sequence genome:
- the LOC100578885 gene encoding putative transcription factor capicua isoform X4, whose protein sequence is MLTAHSEMHEKRDPLGSGQYGAGGGGGGSSIEEKSIPEQPPPPPVPPQRDPSDPTISAKKLPKKRKYDLSELEEMDKSSNVTRTVNNMVNIRAPNMPLSQSGLVQQSTSATRQSPQQESDCYQVSSAHSVVVLPPQSTAVDYSVREEPLRPRPRPVAIDLSEWRDHRVLALRDSYYYPGVIRNVVQGEIYIEFDGERKLMRYTDVLGAGRYDVIGDASPSVGQVTLDAKVCIKCPSNNHIDAAKVFVKGTVCKILSNPKRFVVKISREDDRNDSYVVTRADLRLVQPPWWDELEEGLEDCDSARVEGIEHGYRNSSEAPTAVPILQLHHTSHHTSHISTHSDTGGYYRTTGTSPLMTLGTSAHPATTALSNGSRPYDDLESEDDLDREDITFPSDADAKLSGSSKRSSMQSRGSTSSLVEQRSITPRSQAATPRSQAATPHRYKKGDVVATPSGVRKKFNGKQWRRLCSKEGCSKESQRRGYCSRHLSLKGSCLRGPTNTFPGGKMDGEETSRDSDTSPNYGDKRIAGRFDPDETEAANMLVSLGSSRSATPAFSSPTGQSSISPCINQSPVPPLGLNQNNVFMPISSPAHHATPLISPGAKWKHSPTQSTFLTQYQQQVIKPEPNRVVRSNRSAPTAPVPASIGTSVIRISPVSRGIPGSNLTSSWSEQSPPPRHPSVVTTIAQQQQGIILQHALTTNNGFPNHSEISEQNSQILKPSHSPHMPLSTSTPQNLTLLHNKPLEQPVDYAQPQTQNQPIYVMQHQHEKKYLVIKNSMDVSAAGHITNQDDKYRPALMNHLGQLPATLHQTQCQPPQSPAVSSVHVDKLSVLQANKVATHVSTHMDMQRTQPPPTSVVMTTTEASNPPTPTSVFQHVIVQPGHLVQIPKTQSSREENSKNNGVLYGSHDVPPAYQSHPPSLLNNAGRNWKKAAFPWQTTVLDQSEVSPPPSALSPPLSAPPIPISMSTPGEDGSGPGPDPITPAEEEDDDVFETEPTTPAEVEANANKRRSQSLSALHSKEPQSPLKTKDRIRRPMNAFMIFSKRHRAVVHQRHPNQDNRTVSKILGEWWYALGPEEKQKYHDLASEVKEAHFKAHPDWKWCSKDRRKSSTTSFKGSESRGKLNSTGEETDMGPPADDVPLTPRATDEITVPVTTVYNEAPTIEVINQSHTHRIMEMPLPVENTESDLKQDEDGNASDEDQMVICEDPQPEIDLKCKDKLTDSDNDVQDEDTEKKCYMQSRFSPVTGQKREAINVKQEITCRPKPIKARIPSTGIETTTKYHHTSMDKGGSVSVLPSTYPYHSPVNPTGVSGFQPTGGAFITMPISPKVIKPEPVKNEQQYSTQYSMSNLVASIHENGRNIPKFTAAPVLHSQGSQYLGPTPPHSRMYCGFHIPISDAGNRNISSQALVSGNKMETQSVIVTKPYSIPTTSTTSTYRGIGHPIARLAEPEKNENQIGNNHAQFYVTNVKSDQERKDTVNILLSATNDKHKQPSPHTPHTPLSNHGSTEIPTNKSYSMDETQPNDIGPSKGPFMLAPTPAQLGRAPLQRRQSMAMPPTSNAGDHGPLTSQHCDNRPQTNTSQATEQIQQQQNFSESHASPSPSTKKGSFFKKNVEDGMDRVLEQVNFQEKFSSLPEFKPEDIQSPSAISINTVGSSGHGSVVTSGLHPSNLQSSIQMQSYRKKSAQGPHRPTMNEDDIESDTSISATPKSTSSVKLTGNTFFGPDFNVDAYRTNTDLVGDVDASSPRTPKTPGGGAGNSVGIGRSENERGHRKVLEQRRHLVMQLFQEHGYFPSTQATTTFQAKHSDIFPNKTSLQLKIREVRQKLKANSTPMSANSLVSPLPVSESSPNITGPLTAPPTSMGAPHSLPVSSSGS, encoded by the exons ATGCTGACTGCTCACTCTGAGATGCACGAAAAACGGGATCCCCTTGGAAGCGGACAATATGGAGCAGGCGGGGGTGGTGGCGGCAGTTcgattgaagaaaaatctattCCGGAACAACCACCCCCGCCGCCGGTGCCTCCTCAGCGGGATCCGTCTGATCCAACGATCAGTGCTAAGAAACTtccaaagaaacgaaaatatgatttatcggAGCTTGAGGAAATGGATAAAAGCAGCAATGTAACAAGAACCGTAAATAATATGGTAAACATACGGGCACCGAATATGCCACTCAGTCAATCAGGTTTAGTTCAACAGTCAACTTCAGCAACTCGGCAATCTCCGCAACAAGAATCCGATTGTTATCAA gtATCCTCGGCACATTCAGTGGTAGTTTTACCACCTCAAAGTACAGCAGTGGATTATTCTGTTCGAGAGGAACCTTTACGTCCTCGTCCTCGGCCTGTTGCTATTGATCTCAGTGAGTGGCGCGACCACAGAGTGTTAGCTTTAAgggattcatattattatccaGGTGTTATTCGTAATGTTGTTCaaggagaaatttatattgagtTTGATGGAGAAAGAAAACTAATGCGTTATACTGACGTTTTGGGTGCGGGAAGGTACGATGTGATAGGTGATGCGAGCCCTTCGGTTGGGCAAGTGACTTTAGATGCAAAAGTTTGTATCAAGTGTCCATCAAACAATCATATTGATGCGGCTAAAGTGTTTGTAAAAGGGACAGTGTGCAAGATTTTATCAAATCCTAAGCGTTTTGTTGTTAAAATATCAAGGGAAGATGATCGAAATGATAGTTATGTTGTGACACGTGCGGATCTACGATTAGTGCAACCTCCTTGGTGGGACGAATTAGAGGAAGGACTAGAAGACTGTGATTCTGCGAGGGTCGAAGGAATTG AACATGGCTATCGAAATTCTTCAGAAGCTCCAACTGCAGTGCCAATTTTGCAACTTCATCACACTTCTCATCATACATCTCATATATCAACTCATAGTGACACAGGTGGTTATTATAGAACGACTGGTACTAGTCCTCTCATGACTTTAGGCACTTCTGCACATCCTGCCACTACAGCATTAAGTAATGGAAGTCGACCGTATGATGATTTAGAAAGTGAAGATGACTTAGATAGGGAAGATATTACATTCCCTTCAGATGCAG ATGCAAAATTGTCAGGGAGCAGTAAACGAAGCAGCATGCAAAGTCGAGGAAGTACCAGTAGTTTAGTTGAACAACGCAGTATAACTCCTCGTTCTCAAGCAGCCACGCCCAG atcTCAGGCGGCAACGCcacatagatataaaaaaggtGATGTAGTGGCTACACCAAGTGgagttagaaaaaaatttaatggtaAACAATGGCGTAGACTTTGTAGTAAAGAAGGATGTTCCAAAGAAAGTCAACGAAGAGGATATTGTTCTCGTCATCTTAGTTTGAAAGGATCTTGTCTTAGAGGTCCGACAAATACTTTTCCTGG tgGCAAAATGGATGGTGAAGAAACATCTAGAGATTCTGATACTTCTCCAAATTATGGAGATAAAAGAATTGCTGGTCGATTTGATCCTGATGAAACTGAAGCTGCTAATATGCTTg tttccTTAGGAAGTTCTAGATCGGCAACACCAGCTTTCTCTTCACCAACAGGACAATCTTCGATATCTCCTTGTATCAATCAATCTCCAGTACCACCCTTGGGACTGAATCAAAACAATGTGTTTATGCCTATTTCAAGTCCTGCTCATCATGCAACTCCATTAATCTCGCCTGGTGCGAAATGGAAACATTCACCTACTCAATCTACTTTCCTTACTCAATATCAACAGCAAGTGATAAAACCTGAACCGAATCGAGTGGTTAGATCGAATCGTTCAGCTCCAACTGCCCCAGTTCCTGCTAGTATAGGAACAAGCGTGATAAGAATCTCTCCTGTAAGTCGTGGTATACCAGGATCCAATCTAACTTCATCATGGTCAGAACAAAGCCCACCGCCGCGGCATCCATCGGTTGTGACAACTATAGCTCAACAACAACAAGGCATCATTCTTCAACATGCACTTACAACGAATAATGGTTTTCCTAATCATTCTGAAATTTCAGAACaaaattcacaaatattaaaacCATCTCATTCACCTCATATGCCACTATCTACATCAACACCACAAAATTTGACTCTTCTACATAATAAGCCTTTGGAACAACCTGTTGATTATGCTCAACCACAAACGCAAAATCAGCCAATTTATGTGATGCAGCATCAACatgaaaaaaagtatcttgtgataaaaaatagtatGGACGTATCTGCAGCAGGCCATATAACTAATCAAGATGATAAATATAGACCAGCATTGATGAATCACTTAGGTCAACTTCCAGCAACATTACATCAAACGCAATGTCAGCCTCCGCAATCACCTGCTGTTTCATCCGTCCATGTCGACAAATTATCAGTTTTACAA gcAAATAAAGTGGCTACACATGTATCTACTCATATGGATATGCAAAGAACACAACCACCCCCTACGAGTGTTGTGATGACAACTACTGAAGCTTCAAATCCACCTACTCCAACAAGTGTCTTCCAGCATGTAATTGTACAACCTGGGCATTTGGTACAGATTCCTAAAACGCAATCATCTAGggaagaaaattctaaaaataatggaGTTCTGT ATGGTAGTCATGATGTTCCTCCTGCATACCAGTCTCATCCTCcatcattattgaataatgCAGGGCGTAACTGGAAAAAAG cAGCTTTTCCTTGGCAAACAACAGTTTTGGATCAATCAGAAGTGAGTCCTCCACCATCTGCATTGAGTCCACCATTAAGTGCACCTCCAATTCCAATTAGTATGAGTACACCTGGTGAAGATGGATCTGGACCAGGACCAGATCCAATAACTCCAgctgaagaagaagatgatgatGTTTTTGAAACAGAACCCACAACTCCTGCAGAAGTTGAAGCTAATGCTAATAAGAGACGCAGTCAATCCCTTAGTGCATTGCATTCCAAGGAACCACAGAGTCCTCTTAAA acTAAAGATAGAATACGCCGACCGATGAAtgcatttatgattttttctaAACGACATCGTGCAGTAGTGCATCAAAGACATCCGAATCAAGATAATCGTACTGTGTCTAAAATATTGGGGGAATGGTGGTATGCCTTAGGAccagaagaaaaacaaaaatatcatgaTCTTGCATCAGAAGTGAAAGAAGCACATTTTAAAGCGCATCCAGATTGGAAATGGTGTAGCAAAGATAGGCGAAAATCTTCAACGACAAGTTTTAAAGGTAGCGAATctcgaggaaaattaaatagtacTGGAGAAGAAACGGATATGGGACCACCAGCAGATGATGTACCATTAACACCAAGAGCTACAGACGAAATTACTGTTCCCGTTACTACGGTATATAATGAAGCTCCCACGATTGAG gttATTAATCAGTCACATACACATCGAATAATGGAAATGCCTTTACCAGTTGAAAATACAGAATCTGATTTAAAACAGGACGAAGATGGTAATGCGTCAGATGAAGATCAAATGGTAATCTGCGAAGATCCACAACctgaaatagatttaaaatgcaAAGATAAATTGACAGATAGTGATAATGATGTACAAGATGAAGATACTgaaaagaaatgttatatGCAATCACGATTCTCACCTGTAACTGGTCAGAAGAGAGAAGCAATAAATGTTAAACAAGAAATAACCTGTAGGCCTAAACCAATAAAAg CACGAATACCTTCAACAGGTATTGAAACTACGACGAAATATCATCATACTTCTATGGACAAAGGAGGAAGCGTTTCTGTTTTACCCAGCACATATCCTTATCATAGTCCTGTTAATCCAACTGGAGTATCAGGTTTTCAACCTACAGGCGGAGCCTTTATAACTATGCCAATATCTCCAAAAGTCATTAAACCAGAACCAGTAAAAAATGAGCAACAGTACAGTACTCAATATAGTATGAGTAATTTGGTAGCAAGCATTCatgaaaatggaagaaatatacCTAAATTTACGGCTGCTCCGGTATTACATTCt CAGGGATCACAGTATCTTGGTCCAACACCACCTCATTCCCGGATGTATTGTGGATTTCATATACCTATTTCTG atgctGGCAATCGTAATATATCTTCCCAAGCTTTAGTTTCTGGCAATAAAATGGAAACCCAAAGTGTAATAGTGACCAAACCATATTCAATTCCAACAACTTCCACTACATCAACTTATCGAGGAATTGGTCATCCAATAGCTCGTCTTGCAGAAcccgaaaaaaatgaaaatcaaatagGAAACAATCATGCCCAATTTTAtg taaCTAATGTAAAATCTgatcaagaaagaaaagatactgtgaatattcttttatctgCTACAAATGATAAACATAAACAGCCATCTCCACACACTCCTCATACACCTCTTAGTAATCATGGTAGTACTGAAATTCCcacaaataaatcatattctaTGGATGAAACACAACCTAATGATATAGGTCCAAGTAAAGGTCCTTTTATGCTTGCTCCAACTCCAGCACAACTTGGTCGCGCACCGTTACAAAGGAGACAGTCAATgg caatGCCTCCCACATCAAATGCAGGAGACCATGGGCCTTTGACTTCTCAACATTGTGATAATCGTCCACAAACAAACACATCTCAAGCTACAGAACAaatacaacaacaacaaaatttttcagaatctcATGCTTCGCCGTCACCATCTACCAAGAAGGgttcttttttcaagaaaaatgtcGAAGATGGAATGGACAg agTTCTGGAGCAAgtaaatttccaagaaaaattctCATCTTTACCAGAATTTAAACCAGAAGATATACAAAGTCCAAGTGCAATCAGTATCAACACAGTGGGTTCATCTGGTCATGGTTCAGTAGTAACATCTGGTTTACATCCATCAAATTTACAATCATCGATACAAATGCAAAGTTACAGAAAAAAATCCGCGCAAGGACCTCATAGGCCcacaa tgAATGAGGATGACATCGAATCAGATACATCAATATCTGCTACTCCAAAATCAACTTCTAGTGTCAAGTTGACAGGAAATACATTCTTTGGTCCAGATTTTAACGTTGATGCATATAGAACTAATACCGATCTAGTAGGAGATGTTGATGCTAGTTCACCCAGAACACCAAAAACACCTGGTGGAGGTGCCGGAAATTCTGTAGGAATTGGCAGAAGTGAAAATGAACGAGGTCATAGGAAAGTACTAGAACAACGTCGACATCTTGTAATGCAATTATTTCAAGAACATGGTTACTTTCCTTCAACACAAGCTACTACAACTTTTCAAGCAAAACATTCAGATATATTTCCTAATAAGACAAGTTTGCAATTAAAGATTAGGGAGGTcagacaaaaattaaaagctaACTCTACACCTATGAGTGCTAACAGTCTAGTTAGTCCACTACCTGTTTCTGAATCTTCACCTAATATAACtg gacCATTGACTGCTCCTCCTACATCGATGGGAGCTCCACATTCACTGCCTGTAAGCAGTAGTGGTAGCTAG